One window from the genome of Treponema sp. OMZ 838 encodes:
- a CDS encoding thioesterase family protein, which translates to MIAPIEVEVRSYELDAYNHVNNAIYLNYLEYARMEYLRRIGFDYVGLIDEGYMLYVTHIDIHYKYSARLYDKLRIDVTPIKLGKLSGTFRQVITNPEGFVCAEAEVSWGCVDKTGKPAKLPDKYFVGGLVPEKN; encoded by the coding sequence ATGATAGCCCCAATAGAAGTAGAAGTTCGCAGCTACGAACTGGACGCATATAATCATGTAAACAATGCCATATATTTAAACTACTTGGAGTACGCCCGTATGGAATACCTACGCCGTATCGGTTTTGATTATGTCGGACTCATCGATGAAGGCTATATGCTTTATGTAACACATATCGACATTCATTACAAATATTCTGCGCGGCTTTACGATAAACTCCGTATTGACGTTACGCCCATCAAACTCGGCAAACTTTCGGGAACTTTCCGGCAGGTAATCACAAATCCGGAGGGTTTTGTCTGTGCTGAAGCCGAAGTTTCGTGGGGCTGTGTAGATAAAACCGGTAAGCCCGCAAAACTACCGGACAAGTATTTTGTTGGCGGCCTTGTCCCAGAGAAAAACTAG
- a CDS encoding cache domain-containing protein — MNEKSTIHTHPRQAKKAQPAAKKTRNRFSLKKKLILIFGLLIALASSIEGFLAVHTARRAVLEKIETHLIDKANDTAEIINGRITAFLQFIEGIARMPLLRDADVSVKEKADFLTREVAFNTRLKEMNFSDINGKCTLPDGSLVTVDDREWFRAALSGKKYFSAPYISRATGELIAVLSVPIYDENRAVAGVLSADISGLLLSGDIADIVIGQTGNCYILDDKGVIIADKDSSLVENQANIIEQAKTNASLASTAAFLQQVLTTTTSSVDYYTYEGESYIASFAKIASVNWSVVVRAPVKEFLGTVYALQFSMLIIGVIILLSAIVVVYLVTHTIVKPIHTAVSALQDIAQGEGDLTVRLPLIGNDEITDMAAYFNETITKIGTSIRTVGINSQKMEEIGDELASNMTETASAVNQISANIDSVKQQALTQAASVTETASTIEEIVRTIKQLNASIDTQAASVAQSSSSVEEMVANIASIGQTLGKTDDVVKSLTTATGDGKATLVTSNTVTQKIAEESGSLMEASSVIQHIASQTNLLAMNAAIEAAHAGEAGKGFAVVADEIRKLAEESSMQGKTITTTLKALSGEIETLSTSSKTVEEKFNAIFSLAEQVKEMSANLTEAMREQENGSREVLTAIKSINTVTIEVQAGSEEMLKGGEGVAEEMRKLDNLTRIITQSMNEMASGAVQINNAVQEVSEITQKNKHSIENLAKEVSKFKV, encoded by the coding sequence ATGAACGAAAAAAGTACCATCCACACCCACCCAAGACAAGCAAAGAAGGCGCAGCCCGCCGCCAAAAAGACACGAAATCGTTTTTCTTTAAAAAAGAAACTTATTCTTATTTTCGGTCTTTTGATCGCACTTGCTTCATCTATTGAAGGATTTCTTGCCGTACATACAGCGCGTAGAGCGGTTCTCGAAAAAATAGAGACGCATCTTATCGATAAGGCAAATGATACTGCAGAAATTATTAACGGACGGATTACTGCATTTTTACAGTTTATTGAAGGTATTGCCCGTATGCCTCTTTTGAGGGATGCCGATGTCTCTGTAAAAGAAAAAGCAGACTTTTTGACTCGAGAGGTTGCTTTTAACACACGCCTCAAGGAAATGAATTTCAGCGATATAAATGGAAAATGTACCCTTCCTGACGGTTCGCTGGTAACCGTTGACGACCGTGAGTGGTTCCGTGCAGCTTTAAGCGGAAAGAAGTATTTTTCTGCTCCGTATATATCACGCGCGACTGGTGAATTGATCGCTGTCCTCTCTGTTCCTATTTATGATGAAAACAGAGCCGTTGCAGGTGTTCTCTCCGCAGATATTTCAGGTTTGTTGCTTTCCGGTGATATTGCAGACATCGTGATCGGTCAAACCGGCAATTGCTATATCTTAGATGATAAAGGCGTTATTATAGCTGACAAAGATTCTTCTCTGGTAGAAAATCAAGCTAATATTATTGAACAAGCTAAGACTAATGCCTCACTGGCGTCTACTGCAGCGTTTTTACAGCAAGTACTAACTACGACGACAAGCAGTGTTGACTATTATACCTATGAAGGGGAGAGCTATATTGCCTCATTTGCTAAAATCGCGTCGGTAAATTGGTCCGTAGTTGTACGTGCACCTGTCAAGGAGTTTTTAGGAACGGTCTATGCACTCCAGTTTTCTATGCTCATTATCGGTGTGATTATTTTGCTTTCAGCGATTGTTGTGGTGTATCTGGTTACCCATACAATCGTAAAACCTATTCACACTGCTGTTTCCGCTTTACAGGATATTGCCCAAGGCGAAGGCGACTTAACCGTCCGTTTGCCGCTGATAGGAAATGACGAAATCACGGATATGGCAGCGTATTTTAATGAAACTATTACAAAAATAGGCACATCAATCCGGACAGTCGGAATTAACAGTCAAAAAATGGAAGAAATCGGCGATGAACTTGCATCAAATATGACCGAAACGGCAAGTGCCGTCAACCAAATTAGTGCAAACATCGACAGTGTTAAACAGCAAGCTTTAACTCAGGCTGCCAGCGTTACCGAAACGGCATCAACCATTGAAGAAATTGTCCGAACTATTAAGCAGCTGAACGCCAGTATTGACACGCAGGCTGCAAGTGTCGCACAATCTTCATCTTCTGTAGAAGAGATGGTTGCAAATATCGCCTCTATCGGACAAACACTCGGAAAAACCGATGACGTAGTTAAAAGTCTTACAACAGCGACCGGCGACGGCAAAGCAACACTTGTTACCTCTAACACTGTAACACAGAAGATTGCAGAAGAATCCGGTTCTCTAATGGAAGCCAGCAGTGTTATTCAGCATATTGCTTCGCAAACCAATTTACTTGCAATGAATGCCGCAATAGAAGCAGCTCATGCAGGAGAGGCAGGTAAAGGCTTTGCCGTTGTTGCAGACGAAATCCGCAAACTCGCAGAAGAATCTTCGATGCAAGGGAAAACCATCACCACTACATTGAAAGCGCTCAGCGGTGAAATCGAAACACTCTCCACTTCATCCAAAACAGTAGAAGAAAAATTTAACGCAATTTTCAGCCTTGCCGAGCAGGTAAAAGAAATGAGTGCCAACCTAACCGAAGCGATGCGGGAGCAGGAAAACGGCAGCAGAGAGGTACTCACCGCTATTAAGAGTATTAATACGGTAACAATAGAAGTGCAAGCCGGTTCGGAAGAAATGCTGAAAGGCGGGGAAGGAGTGGCAGAAGAGATGCGTAAGCTCGACAACCTGACCCGCATCATCACCCAAAGTATGAACGAGATGGCCTCAGGCGCAGTACAGATTAACAATGCAGTGCAGGAAGTAAGCGAGATTACGCAGAAAAATAAGCATAGCATTGAGAATCTTGCAAAAGAAGTCTCAAAGTTTAAAGTGTAA
- a CDS encoding rhodanese-like domain-containing protein has product MYSRKIELKKINALIYALVCIMLSGNACTAQEGKSDSQGTAEIADMKGAALDTIMNDKAEKEQYLVIDVREKYEYDAGHVRYAINISLNDIGNRLSDIADCKDKNIIVICRSGRRSRAAAEILQKNGFKKLFNADGVGSYSYKSLTKVANVRGKQMQELVNTGSYSVVDAREPADYAVSHLKGAISGNANTVAELLPKLPKDKPVLTYCYSGNRSFALAEKLAAAGYTVINSLDGTKEYSAFELIK; this is encoded by the coding sequence ATGTATAGTCGGAAAATTGAGCTTAAAAAGATAAATGCCCTTATATATGCACTGGTCTGTATTATGCTGTCGGGAAATGCCTGTACAGCGCAAGAAGGAAAAAGCGATTCACAGGGTACTGCGGAGATTGCTGATATGAAAGGTGCCGCGCTGGACACCATTATGAACGACAAGGCGGAAAAAGAGCAGTATCTTGTTATCGATGTGCGTGAAAAATACGAGTACGATGCAGGGCACGTTCGCTACGCAATCAACATCAGCCTTAACGATATCGGTAACAGACTGAGTGATATTGCAGACTGCAAGGATAAAAATATTATCGTTATTTGCAGAAGCGGAAGACGGAGCCGGGCAGCTGCAGAAATCTTACAAAAGAACGGATTTAAAAAACTGTTCAATGCGGATGGAGTCGGCAGCTATTCTTATAAATCGCTCACAAAAGTCGCAAATGTACGGGGAAAGCAGATGCAGGAGTTGGTAAATACCGGAAGCTATTCGGTAGTCGATGCCCGGGAACCTGCGGACTATGCCGTTTCGCATTTAAAGGGCGCGATATCGGGCAATGCGAATACCGTCGCTGAATTACTCCCCAAACTGCCTAAAGACAAACCGGTACTGACCTACTGTTATTCCGGCAACCGCTCTTTTGCCCTTGCGGAAAAATTAGCGGCTGCAGGATACACGGTGATAAACAGTTTAGACGGAACAAAAGAATACTCAGCCTTTGAATTGATAAAATAA
- the map gene encoding type I methionyl aminopeptidase, with protein MIRIKTKEQIDGIRLSCKALARLFKELTPRVQPGVTTKALDDFCVEYIKSIGGIPAWYAEDFPGAACISINEEVIHGIPSKKKIVQEGDLVSLDIGIDLNGYISDSCVTVPVGKVSPERAQLLKVTTDCLYAGIAACQAGKRVNAISRAVYDLARQYKYGVVYEYCGHGVGLKVHEEPNIPNVPERGGPNPRLVPGMVIAIEPMINLGTADVKTRADGWTVVSADKSCSCHMEHTVAIFEDHTEILTQLAPGEV; from the coding sequence ATGATACGGATTAAGACAAAGGAACAGATAGACGGTATCCGCCTATCCTGTAAGGCATTGGCGCGGCTCTTTAAAGAGCTGACTCCTCGTGTACAGCCGGGCGTAACCACTAAAGCGCTGGATGACTTTTGTGTTGAGTACATTAAGAGCATCGGCGGTATTCCCGCATGGTATGCAGAAGATTTTCCGGGGGCAGCCTGTATCTCCATCAACGAAGAAGTTATTCACGGCATTCCCAGCAAAAAGAAAATCGTACAGGAAGGAGACCTCGTATCGCTGGATATCGGTATTGACCTCAACGGATACATCAGCGATTCCTGCGTAACGGTACCGGTCGGGAAGGTAAGCCCTGAACGAGCCCAGCTCTTAAAGGTTACTACCGATTGTCTCTATGCGGGTATCGCCGCTTGTCAGGCGGGAAAGCGTGTAAATGCAATATCCCGCGCGGTGTACGATTTGGCACGGCAGTATAAATACGGCGTTGTATATGAATACTGCGGCCATGGGGTCGGGCTTAAAGTACATGAAGAACCGAATATTCCGAACGTACCGGAGCGCGGCGGGCCAAATCCTCGGTTGGTACCCGGCATGGTGATTGCGATTGAACCGATGATTAACCTCGGTACGGCGGATGTTAAAACCCGCGCCGACGGATGGACGGTTGTCAGCGCCGATAAGTCCTGTTCCTGCCACATGGAGCACACGGTTGCCATCTTTGAAGACCACACCGAAATTTTAACCCAACTTGCCCCCGGTGAAGTGTAA
- a CDS encoding J domain-containing protein — translation MLAVRGQILGSKAESGQQDSEEGCRNRSAHQVLEIEDYYKILDISPSASTPEIKRAFRKKAKELHPDIPHNIRNTGGKKANEQALMRLIRAYEALLDVKRRAEFDFFYNKTAKKGESFDYRTWLKERADPESRATLIFFDLFHNAEDEAVQEFLRLRSVQPSFSLRHYFSRGDFMDCGFVLAEELYFRDHYYESFLLLDRIIREEQKQAYFRHFFPEVLILARKLIREKLIYTLADDLLLDCCEAALDFGLSKADNAEILKKMAEIYYRMGDFSTGDGCAAASVRMNPRIRGITKLKKNYQQQLWR, via the coding sequence ATGCTCGCCGTGCGGGGGCAAATATTGGGTAGTAAGGCGGAAAGCGGACAGCAGGATAGCGAAGAAGGATGCAGAAATCGATCAGCTCATCAAGTTCTAGAAATAGAAGATTATTATAAGATTTTAGATATTTCTCCTTCTGCTTCGACCCCAGAAATCAAACGGGCATTTAGAAAAAAAGCTAAAGAATTGCATCCCGATATTCCGCATAATATTCGGAATACCGGCGGTAAAAAAGCAAATGAGCAGGCGCTGATGCGGCTTATCCGCGCCTATGAAGCATTGCTTGATGTAAAACGTCGGGCGGAGTTTGATTTTTTCTATAATAAGACAGCCAAAAAAGGTGAAAGTTTTGATTACCGCACATGGTTAAAAGAACGGGCGGATCCTGAAAGCAGAGCTACGCTGATTTTTTTTGACCTTTTCCATAATGCAGAAGACGAAGCGGTACAGGAGTTTTTACGGCTCCGGTCAGTACAGCCTTCGTTTTCGCTCCGCCATTACTTTAGCAGGGGAGATTTTATGGATTGCGGTTTTGTTCTTGCAGAGGAATTGTATTTCCGCGATCATTATTATGAGTCTTTTTTGCTGCTTGACCGGATTATCCGCGAAGAGCAGAAGCAGGCATATTTCCGCCATTTTTTCCCCGAAGTGCTTATCTTAGCCCGCAAGCTTATCCGCGAGAAACTCATCTATACTCTTGCCGATGATTTACTGCTCGATTGCTGCGAAGCCGCGCTGGATTTTGGGTTGAGTAAAGCGGATAATGCAGAGATATTAAAAAAGATGGCGGAAATTTATTACCGGATGGGTGATTTTAGCACCGGTGACGGATGCGCGGCGGCGTCCGTGCGTATGAATCCCCGTATCCGCGGTATAACGAAGTTGAAAAAAAACTATCAGCAGCAGCTTTGGCGTTAA
- a CDS encoding flavin reductase family protein, whose translation MFESLQVTPELVDKVIKPFSALAEHGVLVSAGHGTERGEWNTMTASWALMGHLWNRPMVALFIRPQRHTAVFAEEEDYLSVSFLDTADEKMCEALKICGTVSGRDEDKAARAGLTPVFHDNTVIGFEEAKLTISCRKLYRSQFDMDLFLDPQVIIDCYPKKDFHYVYFCEIRDAYLRSN comes from the coding sequence ATGTTTGAATCTTTACAAGTAACACCTGAATTAGTAGACAAGGTAATTAAACCTTTTTCTGCGTTAGCGGAGCACGGGGTATTGGTCAGTGCCGGACATGGAACGGAGCGCGGCGAGTGGAATACTATGACCGCATCGTGGGCATTGATGGGGCATTTATGGAACCGGCCGATGGTTGCTTTGTTTATCAGACCGCAGCGGCATACTGCGGTATTTGCCGAAGAAGAAGATTACTTGAGCGTGTCCTTTTTGGATACTGCCGATGAAAAAATGTGCGAAGCCCTTAAAATTTGCGGCACTGTTTCGGGAAGAGATGAAGACAAGGCTGCTCGTGCAGGGCTTACGCCGGTATTCCATGACAATACCGTTATCGGATTTGAGGAAGCGAAGCTTACCATATCATGCCGGAAACTCTATCGAAGTCAATTCGATATGGATTTGTTTTTAGATCCGCAGGTTATTATCGACTGTTATCCCAAGAAAGATTTTCACTACGTCTATTTCTGTGAAATCCGCGATGCCTACCTTCGCAGCAACTAG
- a CDS encoding DUF368 domain-containing protein: protein MISLLKLFCIGVFIGIANVVPGVSGGTIAVICNVYDKLIILSSLNFKRIKEAWQDILCLALGIGAGIVLFAKVITLLYRAYPAQTSAFFIGIVAGSIPFLFRKVRTGIPAAAVAENGSLKSGWLYGTLCCGAVGFALMLGMFFLQRRGVQAAAVVTVFSLPFAVKLALMGALAAVAMLIPGISGSFVLLILGVYPTVLQAVADFNMLLLIPIALGVGAGLVVGARLIAVLLERFPAPMYAFILGLVAGSILYLYSSTSCQPFTMRLVSGTVFLIGYITVSFFSKRGEAMEQKEDVTDE from the coding sequence ATGATTTCACTACTAAAACTTTTCTGCATCGGAGTATTCATTGGAATTGCCAATGTTGTGCCCGGAGTTTCCGGCGGCACGATTGCGGTAATTTGTAATGTCTACGATAAACTAATTATATTGAGTTCGCTTAATTTTAAACGGATAAAGGAGGCTTGGCAGGATATTCTTTGCCTTGCCTTGGGAATCGGTGCGGGGATTGTGCTGTTTGCAAAGGTGATTACGCTGCTATACCGCGCGTATCCGGCGCAGACCAGTGCCTTTTTTATCGGGATTGTGGCGGGAAGTATACCGTTTTTGTTCCGCAAGGTTCGTACCGGCATTCCCGCTGCAGCAGTTGCAGAGAATGGTTCCCTAAAATCCGGATGGCTGTATGGAACGCTATGCTGCGGAGCGGTCGGTTTTGCGCTGATGCTGGGAATGTTTTTCTTACAGCGCCGCGGTGTACAGGCAGCTGCCGTTGTTACTGTTTTTTCGCTGCCGTTTGCGGTTAAATTAGCGCTAATGGGAGCTTTGGCTGCGGTTGCGATGCTGATTCCGGGTATTTCCGGCTCATTTGTGTTGTTGATTCTCGGCGTATACCCGACAGTGCTGCAAGCGGTCGCGGATTTTAATATGCTATTGCTTATACCTATTGCGCTTGGCGTTGGTGCAGGGCTCGTTGTCGGAGCACGGCTGATTGCCGTATTGCTGGAACGCTTTCCTGCACCGATGTATGCTTTTATTCTCGGCTTGGTTGCGGGTTCGATACTTTATCTCTATTCGAGTACCAGTTGTCAGCCTTTTACGATGCGGCTTGTTTCCGGAACGGTATTTCTTATCGGTTATATAACCGTCTCATTCTTTTCTAAAAGAGGGGAAGCAATGGAACAGAAAGAAGATGTCACCGATGAGTAA
- a CDS encoding GGDEF domain-containing protein yields the protein MLEVKQRWLEVLRKTSIFSRLTPNQMAVVLSSLFYCEVEAGQTLVYEGEIGSELFIIAQGCISISVKSGEENIELGRLRSGDFFGEMSLLEQTARSASCTAVENTSCFMLKARDFSQIIVNDPVIAVSILQQMLSSTVSRLLRTNSFLTQVIQWGDEAKKRAITDPFTGLFNRRYLDDNIGNLIRRNTETTGASFAMVDVDRFGTLNKTYGSVFCDNILLAITDVFKKTFDHQDTLIRYGGDEFCFIVGGNFERAETLCRNVCEGVNAIRFNEHPELAVSCSIGLVPCAHNDNVQDILKHSDEALYCAKEQGRNRVCTA from the coding sequence ATGCTCGAAGTAAAACAGCGGTGGCTTGAAGTTTTGCGCAAAACATCTATTTTTTCACGCTTAACCCCCAATCAAATGGCAGTTGTTCTTTCTTCCCTCTTTTATTGTGAGGTAGAAGCAGGTCAGACCCTCGTATATGAAGGCGAAATCGGTTCGGAGCTTTTTATTATAGCGCAGGGATGTATATCGATTTCGGTAAAATCGGGAGAAGAAAACATCGAACTGGGACGGCTGCGTTCCGGTGATTTTTTTGGTGAAATGTCGCTGTTGGAGCAAACAGCCCGTTCAGCTTCTTGTACGGCGGTGGAAAACACCTCCTGCTTTATGCTTAAAGCACGTGACTTTTCTCAGATTATTGTAAACGATCCTGTTATTGCCGTTTCCATCTTACAGCAAATGCTGTCGAGTACGGTTTCCCGCCTCTTGCGGACAAACAGCTTTTTGACGCAGGTTATCCAGTGGGGTGACGAAGCCAAAAAGCGCGCTATTACAGATCCCTTTACCGGGCTCTTTAACCGCCGTTATCTGGATGACAATATCGGAAACCTTATCCGCCGGAACACTGAAACCACCGGCGCCAGTTTTGCAATGGTGGATGTTGACCGTTTCGGCACTTTGAATAAGACCTACGGAAGTGTATTCTGCGACAACATTTTACTTGCAATTACCGATGTATTTAAGAAAACCTTTGACCATCAGGATACACTGATACGGTACGGCGGCGATGAGTTCTGTTTTATCGTCGGAGGAAATTTTGAACGTGCCGAAACGCTCTGTCGAAATGTCTGCGAGGGAGTAAACGCCATCAGATTTAACGAGCATCCTGAGCTGGCTGTTTCCTGTTCAATCGGCTTAGTTCCCTGCGCCCATAACGATAATGTGCAAGATATACTCAAGCATTCCGATGAAGCATTGTACTGTGCAAAAGAACAAGGCCGGAACCGTGTGTGCACGGCTTAG